The proteins below are encoded in one region of Candidatus Beckwithbacteria bacterium:
- a CDS encoding ribose-phosphate pyrophosphokinase, which produces MLVFSGTSNKLLAARLAKALKTRLGKIELSKFPNDEIRVWVTEKNVGKRAVVVQSLSHRTDNHLMQFCLICDALKRKGVNKIIAVIPWMGYSKQDKAFRPGEPLSAQVVAKMLEVTQLTKIITYDLHKPEIARFFKTKVINLSGRRVFREYFKNKVDQNTVVVAPDEGARNSSKRFAYDLKAHVAYIKKKRDLNTGKVTVRGISRSVAGKKILIKDDMIATGSTLIEAAKFLKTQNVASIAVAATHHLYLPGVQEKLDQSGITNLVVTDTVEPKARSKKLTVVSVAEMIAKEIRN; this is translated from the coding sequence ATGTTGGTTTTTTCCGGCACTTCAAATAAGTTATTGGCAGCCAGGTTAGCTAAAGCGTTAAAAACGAGACTGGGAAAAATTGAATTATCTAAGTTTCCGAATGACGAAATCAGAGTGTGGGTGACAGAAAAAAATGTGGGCAAGCGAGCCGTGGTGGTGCAGTCTTTGTCGCATCGGACAGACAACCATTTGATGCAATTTTGCTTGATTTGCGATGCTTTAAAAAGAAAAGGGGTTAATAAAATTATTGCGGTGATTCCCTGGATGGGTTATTCCAAACAGGATAAAGCTTTCCGGCCGGGCGAGCCGTTATCAGCTCAGGTGGTCGCTAAAATGTTAGAAGTAACACAGTTAACAAAAATAATTACTTATGATTTACACAAACCGGAGATTGCCAGATTTTTCAAAACTAAAGTAATTAATTTGTCCGGCAGAAGAGTTTTTCGGGAGTATTTTAAAAATAAAGTCGATCAAAATACGGTCGTGGTGGCGCCGGATGAAGGAGCCCGTAATTCCTCCAAGCGGTTTGCTTATGATTTAAAGGCACATGTGGCCTACATTAAGAAAAAAAGAGATTTAAATACCGGCAAAGTCACGGTTAGAGGCATCAGCCGGAGCGTGGCCGGTAAGAAAATTCTCATTAAAGATGACATGATTGCTACCGGCAGCACTTTAATCGAAGCGGCTAAATTTTTAAAAACCCAAAACGTGGCGTCGATTGCCGTGGCCGCGACGCACCATTTGTATTTGCCGGGAGTGCAGGAAAAGTTAGACCAAAGCGGGATTACCAACTTAGTGGTGACGGATACGGTCGAGCCAAAAGCACGATCAAAAAAACTAACGGTGGTGAGTGTGGCGGAAATGATTGCTAAAGAAATTAGAAACTGA
- a CDS encoding IMP dehydrogenase, which produces MNKVINLNNQSEWLTFDDVLLLPNYSEVTPSKTDTTTKLTEKIKLPIPILASPMDTVCESAMALRLGKIGGYGIIHRNLSIEKQVGELKLVLKAGVKAGAAVGVGVDFKDRVAALIKAGVKEICVDSAHGHTKHVIEAIKKIKIFHSGVEVIAGNVATYEGADDLFKAGAAAVKVGMGPGSICTTRIMSGMGVPQLSAIVAGAKAAKKYKKSIIADGGIRTSGDLVKALAAGAAAVMLGSLLAGTDAAPGKLVTYQGKKYKTYRGMGSVGAMKQGSAERYGQKKTDKILVAEGVEGLVEYKGKLEDFVYQLVGGLRSGLAYLGAKNLKELRQKAKFIRISRAGVYESRPHSILLLDR; this is translated from the coding sequence ATGAACAAAGTCATTAATTTAAATAATCAAAGCGAGTGGTTGACGTTTGACGATGTGTTATTGCTGCCGAATTATTCGGAAGTGACGCCTTCAAAAACGGATACAACAACTAAGTTAACAGAAAAAATTAAATTGCCAATTCCGATTTTAGCCTCACCGATGGACACAGTTTGCGAATCAGCGATGGCCCTCCGTTTAGGTAAAATCGGCGGGTACGGCATTATCCATCGTAACTTATCAATCGAAAAACAAGTGGGCGAATTAAAATTGGTTTTAAAAGCAGGGGTAAAAGCAGGAGCGGCGGTTGGGGTAGGGGTGGATTTTAAAGATAGAGTGGCGGCTTTAATTAAAGCCGGGGTGAAGGAGATTTGTGTGGATTCGGCCCACGGCCACACGAAACACGTTATTGAGGCAATTAAAAAGATAAAAATATTCCACTCCGGAGTGGAAGTAATTGCCGGCAATGTGGCTACTTATGAAGGCGCTGATGATTTATTTAAAGCCGGCGCGGCGGCAGTCAAAGTAGGGATGGGGCCGGGTTCGATCTGCACCACCAGAATTATGTCCGGCATGGGAGTGCCGCAGTTGTCAGCGATTGTGGCTGGGGCCAAAGCGGCTAAAAAATATAAAAAAAGCATTATTGCCGACGGCGGTATCCGTACCAGCGGAGATCTGGTGAAAGCTTTGGCGGCCGGAGCGGCTGCAGTGATGCTGGGTTCTTTATTAGCCGGGACTGACGCGGCGCCGGGGAAATTAGTCACTTATCAAGGTAAAAAATATAAAACTTACCGGGGAATGGGTTCGGTTGGAGCGATGAAGCAAGGGAGTGCCGAACGTTATGGTCAGAAAAAAACCGATAAAATCCTGGTGGCGGAGGGGGTGGAGGGATTAGTAGAATACAAAGGCAAGCTGGAAGATTTTGTTTACCAGTTAGTCGGCGGGTTAAGATCAGGTTTAGCCTACCTGGGAGCAAAAAACTTAAAAGAATTGCGGCAAAAGGCCAAGTTCATCCGGATTTCCCGCGCCGGCGTGTATGAATCCCGGCCGCACAGCATTTTGCTGCTTGACAGGTAA
- a CDS encoding phosphoribosyltransferase family protein translates to MANELAFLKQEFLREAKVIDATRGYISVGSFNLRMKPEVLKAAARLIANVFKNDKIDTVHGIPHSGNYLATAVALELGSKVRLHSSRKDQNIPTSWKDVYRQEVRSFTTSSGGVDVFSGINLSFVKKGDRVLLLDDVCAKGETGYRIVKGLLERGVKVVGFAVLFDKVFQGGLEQVQTLGVKVFSCVRVKSIDKNDQVKLL, encoded by the coding sequence ATGGCGAATGAGTTAGCTTTTTTAAAGCAGGAGTTTTTAAGGGAAGCGAAAGTCATTGATGCAACAAGAGGTTATATTTCAGTCGGCTCTTTTAATTTGCGGATGAAGCCGGAGGTGTTAAAGGCAGCAGCCCGATTAATCGCCAATGTTTTTAAAAACGATAAGATTGATACGGTCCACGGCATTCCTCATTCCGGCAATTATTTGGCAACGGCAGTGGCTCTGGAATTGGGAAGTAAAGTCCGGTTACACAGTTCACGTAAAGACCAGAATATTCCGACCAGCTGGAAAGATGTTTATCGTCAGGAAGTGCGGTCGTTTACGACTTCGTCCGGCGGGGTGGATGTTTTTTCCGGGATTAATTTATCTTTTGTGAAAAAAGGCGACCGGGTGCTCTTATTGGACGATGTTTGTGCCAAAGGGGAAACCGGTTATAGAATTGTTAAAGGCTTGTTGGAGCGGGGAGTGAAAGTAGTCGGATTTGCGGTTTTATTTGATAAAGTTTTTCAGGGCGGATTAGAGCAAGTGCAGACTTTGGGGGTGAAAGTATTTTCCTGCGTGAGGGTAAAAAGTATCGACAAGAATGATCAGGTGAAGTTGTTATGA